One Pyrofollis japonicus DNA window includes the following coding sequences:
- a CDS encoding CBS domain-containing protein, translating to MKIWEVARKPRVVVTADIPATAVRAMLRDNEEPIAVIVNNEKEMKLVGYVTWREIIQITSHYSHLRAKDIALDWPVAYKDDDIETVVKRMEEEKVYAVPVVDSPDNPVVIGVASIADIVRGLMAAGFEPIAETVAEVMTTEDLEEYITYQDERVNKVWSDIVYHGKLGKVVVRSKEEPIPVGIISLREFVATGRWFFHRESERGLKSIAKVKTIMLRGAPVATPETPIQYVAKIMVENDFPILPVIDEETGKIIGVITIFDVARAYLEGAKPGRVKPAKKAALPIEVKPEERVTYATTQQVLQQVLVARPPVESLVGLSAAGIARAELPAVTINDTVEHARRMMLRYRTNYLLVVDEKGQIVGVVSKWSMLRAIGLKGPIWKRRVHDRYFIDYIMDTEIPRVKPDDSIEKVALMMAQSKAEVAIVEDEKGQPIGFITKDDIVEAYAQYMRGRARVENIMTPGRIGIVHPHHSLYHAVKKMQTFYLDALTVYDGSQILGVVSANRLPFVAYEDAVTGIKSRRLIWVRKLVRGAARKGRYVKVTPLLVLDAMVPLRNVYVKTSDDVVKAIELMKQHNVDGIPVVDEEGKVVGVVTKTDIIRELARTARLRIERGETVKVEERKAKPPEAK from the coding sequence GTGAAGATATGGGAGGTCGCTAGAAAGCCTCGTGTTGTCGTCACAGCTGATATACCAGCAACAGCCGTAAGGGCTATGCTACGCGACAACGAGGAGCCAATAGCAGTTATAGTAAACAATGAAAAAGAAATGAAGCTAGTAGGATATGTTACTTGGAGAGAGATAATACAGATAACGAGCCACTATTCTCATCTGAGAGCAAAAGACATAGCTCTTGATTGGCCAGTAGCATACAAAGACGACGACATAGAGACTGTGGTCAAGCGAATGGAAGAGGAAAAAGTCTATGCAGTTCCGGTAGTTGACTCACCGGACAACCCGGTAGTAATAGGTGTTGCAAGCATCGCAGACATTGTTCGAGGATTAATGGCTGCTGGGTTTGAACCCATAGCCGAAACAGTTGCGGAAGTAATGACTACTGAGGATCTTGAAGAGTACATAACGTATCAAGATGAACGAGTCAATAAGGTATGGAGCGATATTGTATATCACGGTAAGCTCGGCAAGGTCGTTGTGAGAAGCAAGGAGGAACCAATACCTGTCGGCATTATTTCCCTTAGAGAGTTCGTTGCAACAGGGAGGTGGTTCTTCCACCGCGAGAGCGAGCGGGGCCTTAAATCAATAGCAAAGGTCAAGACAATAATGCTAAGAGGCGCACCTGTAGCAACACCAGAGACACCCATACAGTATGTCGCTAAGATAATGGTTGAAAACGACTTCCCAATACTTCCCGTAATAGACGAGGAAACAGGAAAGATAATTGGAGTGATAACCATATTCGATGTCGCGAGAGCGTATCTAGAAGGAGCAAAGCCGGGAAGAGTAAAGCCTGCAAAGAAGGCAGCACTTCCAATAGAGGTAAAGCCTGAAGAGAGAGTGACATACGCCACAACGCAGCAAGTATTGCAGCAAGTTTTAGTCGCACGGCCGCCAGTTGAGAGCCTTGTAGGCTTGAGCGCAGCAGGTATTGCTCGTGCAGAACTCCCAGCGGTCACGATAAACGACACGGTTGAGCATGCACGCAGAATGATGCTACGGTATAGGACAAACTACTTACTCGTTGTTGATGAGAAGGGACAAATCGTCGGCGTCGTCAGCAAGTGGAGCATGCTTAGAGCAATAGGCCTTAAGGGACCCATATGGAAGCGCAGAGTACACGACAGATACTTCATCGACTACATAATGGACACTGAAATACCTCGAGTAAAACCCGATGATAGCATCGAGAAAGTGGCACTAATGATGGCCCAGTCTAAGGCGGAAGTAGCCATAGTTGAAGATGAAAAAGGCCAGCCAATAGGATTCATAACAAAAGACGATATTGTAGAAGCGTATGCCCAGTACATGAGGGGTAGAGCGCGCGTCGAGAACATAATGACACCAGGCCGCATAGGCATAGTTCACCCGCATCACAGCCTATACCACGCAGTAAAGAAGATGCAAACATTCTATCTTGACGCACTAACAGTGTATGACGGATCACAGATACTCGGCGTCGTCTCAGCCAACCGTCTACCCTTCGTAGCATATGAAGACGCCGTCACCGGGATAAAGAGCCGCAGACTAATATGGGTTAGAAAGCTAGTCAGAGGAGCAGCCCGCAAAGGCCGCTATGTAAAAGTGACACCACTGTTAGTCCTAGACGCTATGGTGCCACTCCGCAACGTATATGTTAAGACAAGCGACGACGTTGTAAAGGCAATAGAGCTAATGAAGCAGCACAATGTTGACGGCATACCAGTAGTTGACGAGGAAGGCAAAGTTGTAGGTGTAGTAACTAAGACTGACATTATAAGAGAACTAGCAAGAACAGCAAGGCTGAGGATAGAGAGGGGCGAAACAGTCAAAGTCGAGGAAAGAAAGGCAAAACCTCCAGAAGCAAAATAA
- a CDS encoding NTP transferase domain-containing protein, with protein MVRSSLVLAAGLSTRLGKPKQLIDINGHPLIWYPLSVLASIGVVETCIVTRREVADKIKNIANKIFGSGSASIIINSHPEKENGYSMLLGLKECFAKENGYVFVSMSDHIYSPYIAMRLSEAGYATLLPYYIAGDEYPEFIDVNEATKILADNIRGYRVGKDLAAWNMIDTGVHLVSPESVLALVASMGLDRGEVVKLNNITDSLAQIGCLGVSSFKQLPWTEIDTIEDLQEVLRGRRRKVVKHVIEWLRG; from the coding sequence ATGGTTCGTAGCTCCCTAGTACTTGCGGCTGGGCTAAGTACCCGTCTGGGAAAACCAAAACAGCTCATAGATATAAATGGGCACCCACTTATATGGTATCCCTTGTCTGTGCTGGCATCAATAGGCGTAGTCGAGACTTGTATTGTCACTAGGAGAGAAGTAGCAGATAAGATAAAGAACATCGCAAACAAAATATTTGGTTCAGGCTCAGCCAGCATAATAATCAACAGTCATCCTGAAAAAGAGAACGGGTATAGCATGCTCTTAGGACTCAAAGAATGCTTCGCTAAAGAGAATGGCTATGTATTTGTCTCTATGAGTGATCACATATATTCGCCTTATATAGCTATGCGCTTATCTGAGGCAGGATATGCAACTCTTTTACCATACTATATAGCTGGCGATGAGTATCCTGAATTCATCGATGTAAATGAAGCGACAAAAATACTTGCAGATAATATTAGGGGCTACCGTGTAGGCAAAGATCTTGCTGCCTGGAACATGATTGATACCGGTGTGCATCTTGTCTCGCCGGAGAGCGTCCTAGCACTTGTGGCCTCTATGGGTCTAGACCGGGGAGAAGTCGTAAAGCTCAACAATATAACAGACTCTCTTGCGCAAATTGGTTGCCTAGGTGTCTCTTCGTTTAAACAGCTTCCATGGACCGAGATAGATACTATTGAAGATCTACAAGAGGTTCTTAGAGGACGAAGGAGAAAGGTGGTAAAGCATGTCATCGAGTGGCTCCGCGGGTAG
- a CDS encoding CDP-alcohol phosphatidyltransferase family protein, which yields MSSSGSAGRALAKSTDGIVSRYINRKVSTRITAFLVKLPNPPSPDTVSIVSALVTALGALLIATGPMWLGGLLVQLGSILDGVDGEIARALKKQSKGGALFDTMLDRLADIAVITGLAAASIVKGYSTWIVVFASTLGLAGDLLVTYIHCIGEKLAGIHPVLVGRLPGIASRDVRLFIVFLASLVNAPLAALLVIAFLGFLYSLAKTIELLGYIMG from the coding sequence ATGTCATCGAGTGGCTCCGCGGGTAGGGCATTAGCAAAGTCGACCGACGGGATAGTTTCTAGGTATATTAATCGAAAGGTATCAACACGCATAACTGCATTTCTTGTGAAGCTACCCAATCCTCCCAGTCCTGACACGGTTAGTATTGTCTCTGCGCTCGTTACAGCGCTTGGAGCCCTACTGATAGCTACGGGTCCGATGTGGCTTGGCGGTTTACTTGTCCAGCTAGGCTCAATACTTGACGGCGTCGATGGTGAGATAGCGCGTGCACTCAAAAAGCAGAGCAAGGGGGGTGCTTTATTTGATACGATGCTTGACAGACTAGCTGACATAGCTGTTATAACCGGGCTAGCGGCAGCAAGCATAGTTAAAGGCTATAGTACGTGGATAGTGGTGTTCGCGTCTACTCTAGGGCTTGCAGGAGACCTGCTTGTAACATATATTCATTGCATTGGCGAAAAACTCGCTGGGATACATCCCGTATTAGTGGGGCGGTTGCCGGGAATTGCTAGTAGAGACGTAAGGCTCTTCATAGTGTTCCTAGCAAGCCTGGTCAATGCTCCTCTTGCAGCGCTCCTGGTCATAGCCTTTCTAGGATTCCTCTACAGTCTAGCGAAGACTATTGAGCTACTAGGATACATAATGGGGTAG
- a CDS encoding acetate--CoA ligase family protein translates to MTSPRQIIEKALNEGRTKLLEHEALDLVAAYGVPVPGYGLAKTAEEAAKIAEKIGFPVVLKIVSPDIVHKSDVGGVIVGVETVEDTVKAFNQIIENVKKHVPDARIEGVLVQKMAPKGAVEVVVGAVRDPVFGPAVMFGLGGVFIEVFRDVSFRVTPFKEQDAYEMIQEVKAYKIIRGYRNIAPRDIDSLVNIIMAVQRIMEENPEISEMDLNPILSYEKGKGALAVDVRIILRK, encoded by the coding sequence TTGACCTCTCCTAGACAAATAATTGAGAAAGCGCTTAACGAGGGCCGTACTAAACTCCTAGAGCACGAGGCCTTAGACCTAGTAGCTGCTTATGGAGTACCTGTCCCAGGCTATGGTCTTGCAAAAACAGCTGAGGAAGCAGCAAAGATTGCAGAAAAGATAGGGTTCCCAGTAGTATTGAAAATAGTGAGCCCCGACATAGTACATAAGAGCGATGTTGGCGGCGTAATAGTTGGTGTTGAGACAGTAGAGGACACAGTGAAAGCGTTTAACCAAATAATAGAGAATGTCAAGAAACACGTCCCTGACGCAAGAATAGAGGGGGTACTAGTACAAAAGATGGCGCCGAAAGGCGCCGTAGAGGTAGTCGTTGGCGCAGTGAGGGACCCCGTCTTCGGCCCTGCAGTCATGTTCGGCCTCGGCGGAGTATTCATTGAAGTATTCCGCGATGTAAGCTTCAGAGTAACGCCGTTCAAGGAGCAAGACGCGTACGAGATGATACAAGAGGTAAAAGCGTACAAAATAATAAGAGGCTACCGAAACATAGCCCCCCGCGACATAGACTCACTCGTAAACATAATAATGGCTGTGCAGAGAATAATGGAGGAAAACCCTGAAATCTCCGAAATGGATCTGAACCCAATACTAAGCTATGAGAAAGGCAAAGGCGCGCTCGCGGTTGACGTGAGGATCATACTAAGGAAATAA
- a CDS encoding winged helix-turn-helix domain-containing protein produces the protein MTAIQQRQVEMLIERIDSIRELDSVIDLARGWLQIRILILLGAGEATVDSLMTRLSQPRKTILDALRKMRQKGLVEDNKGYYRLTEKGQRLFRIILGLNSNGLNSPSTVRCRSTTDGATPYDIIAKTTRYLYLYEALMALGSSPSMELSIETLSSILRLSPRQLDDYLSVYANGALKILKRSIKQCGVLRKRTCVYYRLNNNGLKILHKLPEYTRIKRSLSNRILVKITRTLHPRLVLKRITIALSVGSAIAMLLVLFKPELGVIILGSWVLFISFISLLIAKSY, from the coding sequence ATGACCGCCATACAGCAACGACAAGTAGAAATGCTGATTGAGCGCATTGACTCGATACGTGAGCTTGATTCTGTTATAGACTTGGCTCGCGGATGGCTCCAGATTCGTATACTCATACTTCTAGGTGCCGGCGAAGCTACGGTTGACTCACTTATGACGAGGCTCTCACAGCCCCGTAAAACAATACTTGATGCTTTGAGAAAAATGAGGCAAAAAGGACTAGTGGAGGATAATAAGGGCTATTATCGCTTAACTGAGAAGGGACAACGTCTTTTCAGAATCATTCTGGGCTTGAACAGTAACGGTCTGAATAGTCCCAGTACTGTGAGGTGTAGGAGCACTACTGATGGGGCCACACCCTACGACATAATTGCTAAGACCACGCGCTACTTATACCTATACGAGGCCTTAATGGCTTTAGGGTCGTCTCCCTCTATGGAGTTATCTATTGAAACCCTTTCTTCCATTCTGCGTCTTAGTCCTCGTCAGCTCGATGATTATTTGTCCGTATACGCTAATGGCGCCCTGAAAATACTTAAGAGAAGTATTAAACAGTGCGGCGTTCTTCGTAAGAGGACATGTGTCTACTATAGACTCAATAATAATGGGCTTAAAATCCTTCATAAACTCCCCGAGTACACTAGGATTAAGCGTTCTCTTTCTAATCGTATCCTGGTAAAAATAACGCGGACCCTCCATCCAAGGCTTGTACTGAAAAGAATAACCATTGCATTATCTGTTGGATCAGCTATTGCGATGCTTCTCGTACTATTTAAGCCTGAGCTTGGTGTAATCATACTTGGTTCTTGGGTCCTCTTTATAAGCTTTATATCGTTGCTGATTGCAAAGAGCTACTGA
- a CDS encoding archaellin/type IV pilin N-terminal domain-containing protein: MAGLRGIVGIEAAIVLIAFVLVASALAFVAINMGMFSAQKSKEVMAKAYDTATRALDVAGDALAHVQNAGKSDAYVDGIVLPIKLTAGAAPIDLNKTVVTLILANSTGKAAMISNAAVNTSYSYKQQTNITVVLSALNNNNATWVFATNTTGTLLKPGDVALLVVKAPLEAYGWIQIEVKPPVGAPLVVRYSIPPVLTSQWIDLVLGQ; the protein is encoded by the coding sequence ATGGCAGGCCTGAGAGGTATAGTAGGTATCGAGGCGGCAATAGTCCTAATAGCGTTCGTCCTAGTAGCCAGCGCACTAGCATTCGTAGCAATAAACATGGGTATGTTCTCGGCACAGAAGAGCAAAGAAGTAATGGCAAAGGCCTACGACACAGCAACAAGAGCACTAGACGTAGCTGGTGACGCACTTGCACATGTACAAAATGCTGGTAAAAGCGATGCATATGTAGATGGTATTGTGCTTCCAATTAAGCTAACTGCTGGAGCAGCACCAATAGATCTTAACAAAACAGTTGTAACACTTATACTAGCGAACAGTACAGGAAAAGCTGCAATGATATCAAATGCAGCTGTTAATACAAGTTATTCGTATAAACAACAAACGAATATAACAGTAGTCCTTAGCGCGTTGAACAATAACAATGCTACATGGGTATTCGCGACAAATACAACCGGCACTCTACTCAAGCCGGGCGATGTAGCACTACTCGTAGTAAAGGCGCCTCTTGAAGCCTATGGATGGATACAGATAGAAGTCAAGCCGCCAGTAGGTGCACCACTAGTAGTAAGATATAGCATACCGCCGGTACTAACAAGTCAGTGGATCGACCTAGTACTAGGCCAGTAA
- a CDS encoding BAR domain-containing protein, with product MARWRCNCPICRIFVHPVLRRLGGGLSEERVAERPIRRAPLTPEGEEEKHAPQESPEMAPSVTAEGAPQLQPVMAAPSISEEVIEGIVGKVVEGMRTVLEENTKVMVERLDRIEENMGKLRKELQGLVSSMENIIVEFREAISELSNPLVAPSNPQQPGSIAASPGTAQSFKASSNVLNFAKSIIGLVDKTDPRIIEEIIDEYKKVGILSDKEAEKLAAIVKTVSRLKEKGLDNNTIITIISSMLIE from the coding sequence ATGGCACGTTGGCGGTGCAACTGTCCAATATGCAGGATATTTGTGCATCCGGTATTGCGTAGACTTGGAGGCGGGCTTAGCGAGGAGCGGGTAGCAGAACGCCCGATTAGAAGGGCTCCCCTGACCCCCGAGGGCGAAGAAGAGAAACACGCACCGCAAGAATCCCCAGAGATGGCACCTAGCGTAACGGCAGAGGGTGCTCCTCAGCTTCAGCCAGTGATGGCTGCTCCTAGTATCTCTGAAGAGGTAATTGAAGGGATTGTTGGTAAAGTTGTAGAAGGTATGCGTACCGTACTCGAAGAGAACACGAAAGTAATGGTTGAACGACTTGATAGAATAGAGGAAAATATGGGTAAGCTGCGTAAGGAGCTACAGGGCCTAGTCTCCAGCATGGAGAACATTATAGTTGAGTTCCGCGAAGCCATTTCCGAGCTAAGTAACCCGCTTGTAGCTCCAAGCAATCCTCAACAACCAGGTAGTATAGCGGCATCACCCGGCACTGCACAGTCTTTTAAGGCTTCTTCAAACGTGCTTAATTTTGCAAAATCAATTATAGGACTTGTGGATAAAACAGATCCACGTATAATAGAAGAAATAATTGACGAGTATAAAAAAGTAGGCATACTTTCTGATAAAGAAGCCGAGAAACTAGCTGCTATAGTGAAGACCGTCTCAAGACTTAAAGAAAAAGGGTTGGATAATAACACAATAATAACAATAATTAGCTCAATGCTTATCGAATAG
- a CDS encoding ATPase domain-containing protein, translating to MSKGLTVFSTGNEELDSRIGGGIPHPSLMLIEGENGTAKTTLAAQITRGALASGLKVVYFSTEFTAKQFISQTRQISIDLTKYYIKGNLVIYSLYSVNFDLSSSAVKESFKRLLSYILSRSGDIGLFVIDSLTLFLNYIGLDDVSAFVRASRLAVSKGSSIVVTLHAGVVDERYAKAIRAASDVYYKLGLANVGGKTVKVLQVVKARGAPEAVEGTLAFDVDPAFGIKIVPVVVAQS from the coding sequence ATGAGCAAAGGGCTAACCGTTTTCTCTACTGGTAACGAGGAGCTTGATAGCAGGATAGGCGGGGGGATTCCCCATCCATCGTTGATGCTTATTGAGGGAGAAAATGGTACCGCAAAGACTACTCTTGCTGCTCAAATAACGCGAGGGGCACTAGCATCAGGGCTCAAGGTAGTATACTTCAGTACCGAGTTTACCGCGAAGCAGTTTATATCGCAGACACGTCAAATATCGATTGACTTGACCAAGTATTATATAAAGGGGAATCTAGTCATATACTCGCTTTATAGTGTTAATTTTGATCTGAGTTCTTCGGCGGTAAAGGAGTCTTTCAAGCGATTACTTAGCTATATCCTTTCCAGAAGTGGCGATATCGGCTTATTCGTAATAGACTCTCTAACTCTGTTTCTCAACTATATCGGCTTAGACGATGTCTCGGCATTCGTAAGAGCCTCGCGGCTAGCAGTGTCAAAGGGATCTTCAATAGTAGTGACCCTTCATGCTGGCGTCGTTGATGAGCGCTATGCAAAGGCTATTCGTGCTGCTAGCGATGTTTACTATAAGCTTGGCCTAGCAAATGTTGGCGGCAAGACGGTTAAGGTGTTACAGGTTGTAAAGGCGAGAGGTGCACCCGAAGCTGTTGAAGGTACTCTTGCGTTTGATGTTGATCCAGCCTTCGGGATAAAGATCGTGCCAGTAGTTGTTGCACAGTCCTAG
- a CDS encoding type II/IV secretion system ATPase subunit: MSTINVMYIIDEDVGIFIHVYMPPEGTESGYRKYVAVEPEQPPKELFYLIEEKLATVITEKDVVGDLEERKRVLLEKVKLITEVVDYPVDYRLLIPRVHSLSKIPVYRAHYDNMVYYLLRNKAGLGILEPLLKDPYIEDISCPGVGYIYIVHKIFGPLETNLKFETAEELDNFIIELSERIGKPVSHARPIVDATLPDGSRINIVFGRDVSLQGSNFTIRRVAKIPISVTQLVNWNTFDEYVAAYLWILLLEGNSGFVSGETASGKTTTLNAIVAFINPTAKIVTIEDTAELTIPHPNWVRELTRDTGNPETSVTMFDLLKAALRQRPNYIIVGEIRGAEGNIAFQAMQTGHPVLATFHAASVERLVQRLTSPPINVPKSQMDNLNFVVIQSAIYREGVLVRRVLSVNEIIGYDPRTDSVLYIPIFTWDPVRDRFTFRGRGTSYLLEEKIGLKRGLSRRNMFLIYDELELRAKIIRALIEKKVFHYYELFRILARIYSITMEYARRASKEEAPYAIVEALEDVLVKIKRGEFIKQ, encoded by the coding sequence ATGTCAACAATTAATGTTATGTACATTATAGATGAAGATGTAGGAATATTTATACATGTATATATGCCGCCAGAGGGAACAGAGTCAGGTTATCGGAAGTACGTCGCTGTGGAGCCAGAACAACCACCCAAGGAACTATTCTACCTAATAGAGGAAAAGCTTGCAACAGTAATAACTGAAAAAGACGTAGTCGGTGATTTAGAGGAGAGAAAGAGGGTTCTCCTAGAGAAAGTCAAGCTGATTACTGAGGTAGTAGACTACCCTGTAGACTACCGCTTACTGATTCCAAGAGTTCATTCCCTCTCAAAGATACCCGTCTACCGAGCACATTATGATAATATGGTATACTACCTCCTTAGAAACAAGGCTGGGCTCGGCATACTTGAACCACTGCTTAAGGACCCGTACATAGAGGACATATCGTGCCCGGGAGTCGGCTACATATACATAGTTCACAAGATATTTGGCCCTCTTGAAACCAATCTTAAGTTTGAGACAGCCGAGGAACTTGATAATTTCATAATCGAGCTCAGTGAGAGAATAGGGAAACCCGTAAGCCATGCGAGACCCATAGTTGATGCTACGCTTCCTGACGGGAGTCGTATAAACATAGTCTTTGGGCGCGATGTAAGCCTACAGGGAAGCAATTTCACCATACGCCGTGTCGCCAAGATACCGATAAGTGTGACACAGCTTGTAAACTGGAACACGTTTGATGAATACGTTGCAGCGTATCTATGGATATTATTGCTCGAGGGTAATAGCGGCTTCGTGTCTGGCGAAACAGCATCCGGTAAGACGACGACACTGAACGCTATAGTAGCGTTCATTAACCCAACAGCAAAGATAGTCACGATCGAGGATACGGCTGAGTTAACCATTCCTCATCCAAATTGGGTACGTGAACTTACACGCGATACAGGTAACCCAGAGACAAGTGTAACAATGTTTGACTTACTTAAGGCAGCACTCCGTCAAAGGCCAAACTACATTATTGTAGGCGAGATACGTGGCGCAGAAGGAAATATTGCGTTCCAGGCAATGCAGACGGGCCACCCAGTACTAGCAACCTTCCACGCCGCGAGCGTTGAGCGATTAGTGCAGAGGCTAACTTCTCCTCCAATAAATGTCCCGAAGTCGCAGATGGATAACTTGAACTTCGTTGTAATACAGAGCGCGATCTACCGTGAGGGAGTACTTGTAAGGCGTGTCCTAAGCGTTAACGAAATCATAGGATACGATCCCCGTACGGACTCTGTTCTATACATTCCGATATTCACTTGGGATCCCGTGCGTGACAGATTCACCTTCAGGGGGCGTGGCACTAGCTACCTTCTAGAGGAAAAGATAGGCCTTAAGAGGGGCTTGTCTCGCCGAAACATGTTCCTCATATATGACGAGCTCGAGCTCCGTGCAAAGATAATTAGGGCGCTCATAGAAAAGAAGGTTTTCCACTACTATGAGCTATTCAGAATACTTGCACGCATATATTCCATAACAATGGAGTATGCGCGTAGAGCCTCTAAGGAGGAAGCACCCTATGCCATAGTAGAAGCCTTGGAGGATGTACTTGTCAAGATCAAGCGCGGCGAGTTCATAAAACAATAG
- a CDS encoding type II secretion system F family protein: MSGEREITLKLLYLLLHMYTVSTGKPERRRLFELNTLVGGYGEYQSLLRRIAVIAVEWGYGFVRAIRIAAREVKNEYFRGFLIRLGEVLRTGEDVTRFLRVELATALRQYISSYSRSIDLLRIFLGLYATLMSASAFVILTFTLLALFVGKDVSIFIVSLAMIIITLSTFALVAKMIAPEDPLIYRSKEVLNPMILKLNRITQLSLAIAPLVGGIVYFITKDPLIVIPSLALPAMAPGIYAMRIENFVKKINNFNQVFVRSFGLTFSVLPNYAAALESILVADYGPLTPFLRRLHARITNGIDPHIAFRYFISETASMDVLNSSNIIVDTIDAGGDMAETGMVLSNTLIRLNDARRDRERLSRTFEVVVYLMQGLVAGIAAAIVNIITAFARFYSQLSQIVYSSPQVSQYLPIMPSLPPLNVLAWTIAIFLGSLILLNSIIIAYVRGSIFEISLLHAAVLATVTAIAVKIMQILAQSLIIPGLLPPITG, translated from the coding sequence ATGTCAGGCGAGCGCGAAATAACTTTGAAACTGCTTTACTTGTTGCTCCACATGTACACCGTGTCAACCGGTAAGCCAGAAAGACGCCGTCTTTTCGAGCTAAACACTCTTGTTGGCGGATATGGAGAGTACCAGTCGCTGCTTAGACGAATAGCGGTAATAGCAGTTGAATGGGGATATGGATTTGTAAGGGCTATAAGGATTGCTGCTCGTGAAGTGAAAAATGAATACTTTAGGGGCTTCTTGATAAGGCTGGGCGAAGTTCTCCGAACGGGTGAAGACGTTACTAGATTTCTACGAGTTGAGCTTGCCACGGCCCTAAGACAGTATATAAGTAGTTATAGTAGATCAATAGACCTTTTACGTATATTTCTAGGACTTTATGCGACGCTTATGAGTGCTTCTGCGTTTGTAATCCTTACATTTACTCTCTTGGCATTGTTTGTCGGAAAGGATGTAAGCATTTTCATCGTCTCGCTTGCGATGATTATAATAACGTTGTCGACATTTGCGTTGGTAGCAAAGATGATAGCTCCTGAAGACCCATTAATATACCGGAGCAAAGAAGTCCTAAATCCAATGATACTAAAACTTAATAGGATAACTCAATTATCGCTAGCCATTGCACCCTTAGTAGGCGGAATTGTATATTTTATTACAAAGGACCCGCTTATAGTCATACCCTCTCTTGCATTGCCAGCAATGGCACCTGGCATCTATGCAATGAGGATTGAAAATTTTGTTAAAAAGATAAATAACTTTAACCAAGTCTTTGTAAGAAGTTTTGGATTAACATTCTCGGTTTTACCAAACTATGCAGCAGCACTTGAATCAATACTGGTAGCAGACTATGGGCCTCTTACTCCCTTCCTAAGGAGACTCCATGCACGAATAACTAATGGCATTGATCCACATATTGCATTTAGATACTTTATATCCGAGACAGCAAGTATGGATGTACTGAATAGTTCTAATATAATCGTTGACACTATTGATGCAGGAGGCGATATGGCTGAAACAGGGATGGTTCTTTCAAATACTCTTATACGTTTAAACGATGCACGTAGGGATAGAGAGCGACTAAGCAGAACGTTCGAAGTAGTTGTATACCTTATGCAAGGCCTTGTCGCAGGAATAGCTGCAGCTATAGTGAACATTATTACAGCATTTGCGAGATTTTACTCACAGCTATCACAGATAGTTTACTCTTCGCCCCAAGTTTCTCAGTATCTGCCCATAATGCCATCTCTTCCACCATTGAATGTGCTCGCATGGACAATAGCCATTTTCCTTGGCAGCCTAATACTCTTAAACTCAATAATAATAGCCTATGTTCGTGGAAGCATATTTGAGATCTCACTATTGCATGCAGCTGTTCTAGCTACGGTCACAGCCATAGCTGTTAAGATTATGCAAATACTTGCGCAAAGCCTCATAATTCCTGGCCTCTTACCCCCAATAACCGGCTGA